The following proteins come from a genomic window of Gottfriedia acidiceleris:
- a CDS encoding electron transfer flavoprotein subunit beta/FixA family protein, with the protein MLHIVVCIKQVPDTKIIKMNPKTNTMDRASAPAILNPYDAHAVEEAVRIKNKYGGTVSVITMGPPPAVKAIRKCIEIGADEGYMISDRAFAGADTLATSYALTKAIEKIGQIQSIDLIICGKMTIDGDTGQVGPGIARRLDIPPLTSVKKVQEINKDEGYAIVHRKIEDGHEVIKTSLPCLFAVEKEINEVPYSSLTNMIKAARYNPTIWAVKDLEDIDIKQLGLKGSPTIVSKVWAPPKAKGGTVFEGTSLEKVNELMKILNEKKELFEVKGGV; encoded by the coding sequence GTGTTACATATTGTGGTTTGTATAAAACAAGTGCCTGATACGAAAATCATTAAGATGAATCCTAAAACGAATACGATGGACCGTGCAAGTGCGCCAGCAATATTAAATCCGTATGATGCTCATGCAGTTGAGGAAGCTGTTCGAATTAAGAATAAATATGGTGGAACAGTTTCTGTTATTACCATGGGGCCACCACCTGCTGTTAAAGCTATCAGAAAATGTATTGAAATCGGTGCAGATGAAGGGTATATGATTTCAGACCGTGCATTTGCTGGGGCAGATACTTTAGCGACAAGTTATGCTTTGACAAAGGCGATTGAGAAAATAGGACAAATTCAATCGATTGATTTAATCATTTGTGGAAAGATGACAATTGATGGTGATACTGGACAAGTTGGACCAGGTATTGCACGTCGTTTAGATATACCGCCGTTAACATCAGTTAAGAAGGTTCAAGAAATTAATAAAGATGAAGGTTATGCAATTGTTCATCGAAAAATAGAAGATGGCCATGAAGTGATTAAAACGAGTTTACCTTGTTTATTTGCAGTTGAGAAGGAAATCAATGAAGTTCCTTATTCATCACTTACAAATATGATAAAGGCTGCAAGGTATAACCCGACCATCTGGGCCGTGAAGGATTTAGAAGATATTGATATTAAACAATTAGGACTAAAAGGTTCACCAACAATTGTATCAAAAGTATGGGCTCCACCGAAGGCTAAAGGTGGAACGGTTTTTGAAGGTACTTCACTAGAAAAAGTAAATGAATTGATGAAGATTTTAAATGAGAAGAAAGAGTTATTTGAAGTGAAAGGAGGGGTATAA
- a CDS encoding electron transfer flavoprotein subunit alpha/FixB family protein, which translates to MDFSEYKGIWVFIEENDKVIAPVSLELLGAGKELAEKRGCELAGLLIGENVKLLAPTLFEYGADIVYVYDDPIFKDYRTESYMKAVLECCNKYKPEILLYGATSKGKDLASAVATDLPTGLTADTTVLDVEEDTGLLLASRPAFGGNIMATILCKKYRPQMATVRPKVMKALTPIPGAEGVVIEEEIDLKEEDIRTKVLEIVRATTKKVRIDEADIIVAGGKGLGSKDGFQLIHMFAETIGAAVGASRDVVEAGWVEHHHQVGQTGVTVTPKIYFAIGISGAIQHIVGMQNSGLIIAINKDPNAAIFQSCHYGIVGDAFEIVPMLINQFQESFSLKEENHDHAGKI; encoded by the coding sequence ATGGATTTCTCAGAGTACAAAGGTATTTGGGTGTTTATTGAAGAAAACGATAAAGTCATAGCACCCGTGTCACTTGAATTGCTTGGAGCTGGTAAAGAATTAGCAGAAAAACGTGGTTGCGAATTAGCAGGATTATTAATTGGTGAAAATGTGAAATTATTAGCCCCTACGTTATTTGAATATGGTGCTGACATCGTTTATGTATATGATGATCCAATTTTTAAGGATTATCGTACCGAGTCTTATATGAAAGCAGTACTTGAATGTTGTAACAAATATAAGCCCGAAATCTTATTGTATGGTGCAACTTCTAAAGGGAAGGATTTAGCAAGTGCAGTTGCAACTGACTTACCTACAGGTTTAACAGCCGATACAACTGTATTGGATGTTGAAGAAGATACAGGACTATTATTAGCTAGTCGTCCTGCATTTGGTGGAAATATAATGGCAACTATTCTTTGTAAGAAATATAGACCTCAAATGGCTACGGTTCGTCCAAAGGTAATGAAAGCGCTCACTCCTATTCCTGGTGCTGAGGGAGTTGTGATCGAAGAGGAAATTGATTTAAAAGAAGAAGATATTCGTACAAAAGTATTAGAGATCGTACGTGCAACAACTAAGAAAGTTCGCATAGACGAAGCCGATATTATCGTAGCTGGTGGCAAAGGATTAGGTAGTAAAGACGGATTTCAGTTAATTCATATGTTTGCTGAAACGATTGGAGCGGCTGTTGGAGCAAGTCGTGATGTAGTTGAAGCTGGCTGGGTTGAACATCATCATCAAGTAGGTCAGACAGGCGTAACGGTTACACCAAAAATTTATTTTGCAATTGGGATATCTGGTGCAATACAACATATTGTCGGTATGCAAAATTCAGGTCTCATTATTGCGATAAATAAAGATCCGAATGCGGCAATTTTTCAATCTTGTCATTACGGCATCGTAGGAGACGCATTTGAAATTGTACCAATGCTAA